ggggagggaagaggagggaggaacaTGTGGTGTGTGCCCTCTGTCTTGGGAATGGGCTCAAAGGTCCTGGCtcagcaaggctcctctgtccccagctgATGGTCCCTACCTGGTGATCGTGGAACAGCCTAAGCAGGTGAGCAAGTAGAAGGGATGGTGTGGGATGGCTTCAGCTTTGGGGGCAAGTGGGACAGTTGTAGCTGGCTGGCCACAGGGAGGGTAACTATCACAGAGCCACTTCAGGTTGGGATCGTTAGCAGCTGCTGATCACAGTGGCATGATGGTGATTCAGGATACACACGTCTAGTCATTATGGTCACTGCTGGCTGGGGATGTGGCTGGTGAGGGGGGATGTTTCTCCTGGTCACAATGTCACTCTGCCCTGGCACCTTCAGCGAGGCTTCCGATTTCGATATGGCTGTGAAGGCCCTTCCCATGGAGGACTGCCAGGAGCCTCTAGCGAGAAGGGCCGGAAGACTTATCCCACTGTCAAGGTGAGCCAGAGTGGTGCTGGAGGGTGGGCTAGTGGACAGTGTGTCCATGGGCATTACTGACAGCCCTCACCCCTCACAGATCTGTAACTACGAGGGACCTGCCAAGATTGAGGTGGACCTGGTAACACACAGTGACCCGCCTCGTGCCCATGCCCACAGTCTGGTGGGCAAACAGTGCTCGGAGCTGGGGGTCTGCGCAGTGTCTGTGGGGCCCAAGGACATGACTGCCCAGTAGGTGTCCGGTGCCCCCTACCCTGGTCCCCACTGGTGTGCCCCTTCATCGCTTGCCAGTCCTAGGTCCCAGCCCACCTTTGTGAGCTTAGCATCTGACCAAGGGGAAAGACTCTGGTTGGCCCCAGAACCCAGGGCCCCAAGTAAAAACTAGAAAAGCTTCCTAGAGGAAGTAGAGCAGGGCCAAGCCTTGGCAGTGGGGAGGGTGCCTCAGGAGGAAAGAACTGCCTGCAAGGCCCCTgacttctccctgcccccacacagATTTAACAACCTGGGTGTCCTCCATGTGACCAAAAAGAACATGATGGAGATTATGATACAAAAACTTCAGAGGCAGCGTCTTCGCTCCAGGCCCCAGGGCCTTACGGGTATGGGGGATATGGAGGGAGTCATGGGAGGTGGTCATGGAAGGAATAGAGGAGGAGTCCAGGGGTCACATGTATGCCCACTGTCCAGAGGCTGAGCGTCGAGAGCTGGAGCAGGAGGCCAAGGAACTGAAGAAGGTGATGGATCTGAGCATTGTGCGACTGCGCTTTTCTGCCTTCCTTCGAGCCAGTGATGGCTCCTTCTCTCTGCCCCTGAAGCCAGTTATCTCCCAGCCCATACATGACAGCAGTGAGTATCCTGACCACCTGGGGTGCTGGGTCTGGGTGCCACAGGTAGTGTGGAGGGCAGCCTCGAACTGTGGATTTGAACTTGGCCGCACCATGTATGAGCTGAGTGATCTTGAGGAAGTCACGTCCCCTCTCTGAGTAAATGAAGATACTGGCAGTTCCTGTGTCTCTTGGGGTTGTTAAAATACAAAGCACCTGGCTCCCTAGTTGGGGCCATGGCTATTGTATCATCTCAAGTAACTGATATGCCATCTCCATAGAGTCTCCTGGAGCCTCAAACCTGAAGATTTCTCGAATGGACAAGACAGCTGGCTCTGTGCGGGGTGGAGATGAGGTTTATCTGCTCTGTGACAAGGTGCAGAAAGGTGAGGCTGGAGCCCAGGCTGGGAGCTAGCGATGGGTATCAAGCTTGGGGAACAACACAGCTTCAGGACAAATGGCCCTATAGATTCAATTTTCCCTGTAGATGACATTGAGGTTCGGTTCTACGAGGATGATGAGAATGGATGGCAGGCCTTTGGGGACTTCTCTCCCACAGATGTTCACAAACAGGTACCCTagggccagggctggggctgggctcaAATTAAGTCAAGACCTTAATGACACCTATGTCCTCCTTCCCCCTAGTATGCCATTGTGTTCCGGACACCTCCCTATCACAAGATGAAGATTGAGCGTCCTGTAACCGTGTTCCTGCAACTGAAACGCAAGCGTGGGGGGGATGTCTCTGACTCCAAACAGTTCACCTATTATCCTCTGGTAGAAGGTGGAGCTGGGCTGAAGATCCCAGGGGGGCTGGAGACAGGGGCTTGACTGGAGGGTCCCAAGAACTAGATCAGGGGACCCATGAGTGAAATCAGGAGTAGGGAATGTCCCAGAAAGAGGTGGCCCTAGGAGCCAGCCTGAGGGTTTTTGGGGGAAAGGCCATTACCAGAGTGGGACAGGGCTCTTGAGGCTGGTGCGAGTTGGGGTTTTAACATCTCATTTCCCTCTACCCCTAGACAAGGAGGAGGTGCAGCGGAAGCGGAGGAAAGCCTTGCCCACCTTCTCCCAGCCCTTTGGGGGTGGCTCCCACATGGGTGGAGGCTCTGGGGGCTCGGCTGGGGGTtatggaggagctggaggaggaggtgaggtGGTGCTGGTGGCAGGAAGGGCAATGGAGGAGGATGGGATAAAGGGGAGAAAAGTTGTGGGCAAGAAATCTGGGAGAGTCCTCCTGGTGCCCTCTCCCCACAGTCCTGCCTGTATCCACAGGTGGCAGCCTCGGCTttttcccctcctccttggcCTACAGCCCCTACCAGTCGGGCGCGGCCCCAATGGGCTGCTACccgggaggcgggggtggggcgcAGATGGCCGCCGAGACGCCTAGTGTGGATGCTGGGGAGGAAGCAGCAGAGCCGAGCGCGCCCCCCGGGACGCCCCAGCGCGAACAGCAAACCCCGGAGCTGCTGCATCGAGGTATGACCTCGGGAATCCCAGCGGTCGGGACGCTGTGGGTGGGGACCTAGTCCACACCCACGCCCCCTGTCACCTCCAGCCCGGGAGTACAACGCACGCCTGTTCGGCCTGGCGCAGCGCAGCGCTCGAGCCTTGCTGGACTACGGCGTCACGGCGGATGCACGCTCGCTGCTGGCGGGACAGCGCCACCTGCTGACTGCACAGGATGAGAACGGAGACACGTAGGTGGGCGGGAGAGCGGGCGGGGACCAGGGCTCCGCGCGCCGGTGGAAGGTCGTGGGCTGTGGGGCAGGAAAGGAACCTATAGAGCCAGGGTTCCGGAGTTAGGCAGACCCAGTTTCAAGTTCGGCCTCGCTACGCTCTAGCTCTGTTCAAGATACTTAAATCTCTGTAGACTTTAGTTTTGTCGATTGCTTAAGGGGCACAGTAATAGTACGCACTTACCGCAAAAGGTGCGCGGAAGGATTTACTTTCGTGGGCTGGAGAGATTATGGAGGTGGTGGTGTTTTGAGAGTAAAGCATAACGAGTTGCTGAGCTTCCTAAGCCAGAGTCTCACCCCCCCTCAATCCCTAGGCCACTGCACTTGGCCATCATCCACGGGCAGACCACCGTCATTGAGCAGATAGCCCACGTCATCTACCACGCCCCACACCTCGGCGTGGTTAATATCACCAATCACTTGCACCAGGTGAGGGGCCTCTATTGGTGAGGGGGAGGGGTTGGAAGTCAGGTGGGTGAGGCAAGGAGCGGGCCTGGCTCACCCTGCCTGCCTCCCGCAGACGCCCCTGCACCTGGCAGTGATCACGGGGCAGACGAAGGTGGTGAGCTTCCTGCTGCAGGTGGGCGCAGACCCAGCACTGCTGGATCGGCATGGAGACTCAGCAGTGCACCTGGCACTCCGGGCAGGTGCCAGCGCCCCCGACATGCTGTGCGCCCTGCTGCGGAGTGGGGTTCCTGCCATGCCCCAACTGCTGCATGTACCCGACTTCGAAGGTGAGTTCATCACCTCATCTGAACCAGCGGGCAAGAGTGGGCACCAGGGAGAGGATCTGGGGAGTGCCTACAGTGGACGTGAGGTGTGGAGGTCAGCTGGTCAAGGGCTCACATTAGGGGCACAGCTGCAGGCTGAATACCCTGTGTCACTAGGGCTATACCCAGTCCACCTGGCAGTCCGTGCCCGAAGCCCCGAGTGCCTCGATCTGCTGGTGGAGAGTGGGGCTGAAGTGGAGGCTGCAGAGCGGCAGGGGGGCCGGACAGCCCTGCATCTAGCCACAGAGATGGAGGAGCTGGGGTTGGTCACCCATCTCGTCACCAAGGTGGGACTGAGGACTGTGGAAGATGTGGAGCCAAGGGCTGGGGATGGTGAAGGTGTCGGGGGAGGCCCAGCGGATCAGTCAGTGCTGTGACCAACCACTCCCTCACACCCCACAGCTCCGGGCCAACGTGAATGCCCGCACCTTTGCGGGAAACACACCCCTACACTTGGCAGCTGGACTGGGATCCCCAACCCTCACCCGCCTCCTTCTGAAGGCTGGTCAGTCCCACCCTCAGGGGCTTATGAACAGGGCTGAGGGGGGAAAGGGGGTGCCTCCCAATCCCCCAATCCCCCACTTTGCAGTCCTTAATGTGGGCTCCAAGGGAGCCTCCCTGTGACTATCTCCCTGCCCCAGGTGCTGACGTCCACGCAGAGAACGAGGAGCCCCTGTGCCCACTGCCTTCGCCTCCCACCTCTGGTAGTGACTCAGATTCCGAGAGCCCTGAGAGGGACACCCGAGGCAGCTTCCGGGGCCACACACCTCTTGACCTCACTCGCAGCAGCAAGGTGAGGCCAGCCCCGGACTAGCAGTACCAGGGGATGGGGCATCTGGGCTTGTAGATGGGGTCCTGAGTAGCTGGTACTGGGGGTCAAGGACTGTGATGGGAGGTAGTCAAGGCTGAGGCTGTCTCCCCAGGTGAAGACCTTGCTGCTAAATGCTGCTCAGGACACCATGGCGCCGCCGCTGACCCCGCCCAGCCCTGCAGGTGAGGAGCTCTCCCCACCCACTGCCAGACCCCTGACCCCTGCTCACAGCGGTCTCTTGTCCTTCGGGACCACTGAAGGAGGTCTCCCTTTCTCCATCCCCGTCCTCCATCCATTGCCCCAGTGGCCCCGCCTGCACTATCAATCAGGTTGCCTTGAGATAAAGGTGACATTTGGGTGTCTTTGCCATCTCTGGGGGTAACTaacatgtttatgtgtgtgtccCCTTCAGGGCCAGAGATACCCCTTGAAGATACAGTCCTACAGAACCTGGAGCATCTGCTTGATGGGCCAGGAGCCCAGGGCAGCTGGGTGGAGCTGGCAGAACGGCTGGGGTTGCGCAGTCTGGTGGACACGTATCGAAGGACAGCCTCGCCCAGTGGCAGCCTCCTGCGCAGTTACCAGGTCGGTCAGGCCCCTGCCCAT
The window above is part of the Bos javanicus breed banteng chromosome 26, ARS-OSU_banteng_1.0, whole genome shotgun sequence genome. Proteins encoded here:
- the NFKB2 gene encoding nuclear factor NF-kappa-B p100 subunit isoform X1, with amino-acid sequence MDSCYDPGLDGIIEYDDFKFNPSIVEPKEPAPETADGPYLVIVEQPKQRGFRFRYGCEGPSHGGLPGASSEKGRKTYPTVKICNYEGPAKIEVDLVTHSDPPRAHAHSLVGKQCSELGVCAVSVGPKDMTAQFNNLGVLHVTKKNMMEIMIQKLQRQRLRSRPQGLTEAERRELEQEAKELKKVMDLSIVRLRFSAFLRASDGSFSLPLKPVISQPIHDSKSPGASNLKISRMDKTAGSVRGGDEVYLLCDKVQKDDIEVRFYEDDENGWQAFGDFSPTDVHKQYAIVFRTPPYHKMKIERPVTVFLQLKRKRGGDVSDSKQFTYYPLVEDKEEVQRKRRKALPTFSQPFGGGSHMGGGSGGSAGGYGGAGGGGGSLGFFPSSLAYSPYQSGAAPMGCYPGGGGGAQMAAETPSVDAGEEAAEPSAPPGTPQREQQTPELLHRAREYNARLFGLAQRSARALLDYGVTADARSLLAGQRHLLTAQDENGDTPLHLAIIHGQTTVIEQIAHVIYHAPHLGVVNITNHLHQTPLHLAVITGQTKVVSFLLQVGADPALLDRHGDSAVHLALRAGASAPDMLCALLRSGVPAMPQLLHVPDFEGLYPVHLAVRARSPECLDLLVESGAEVEAAERQGGRTALHLATEMEELGLVTHLVTKLRANVNARTFAGNTPLHLAAGLGSPTLTRLLLKAGADVHAENEEPLCPLPSPPTSGSDSDSESPERDTRGSFRGHTPLDLTRSSKVKTLLLNAAQDTMAPPLTPPSPAGPEIPLEDTVLQNLEHLLDGPGAQGSWVELAERLGLRSLVDTYRRTASPSGSLLRSYQLAGGDWTGLLNALSDMGLEEGVRLLKGPETQEKLPSTAEVKEDSAYGSQSVEQETEKLGPPPEPPGGLCHGRPQPQVH
- the NFKB2 gene encoding nuclear factor NF-kappa-B p100 subunit isoform X2 produces the protein MDSCYDPGLDGIIEYDDFKFNPSIVEPKEPAPETADGPYLVIVEQPKQRGFRFRYGCEGPSHGGLPGASSEKGRKTYPTVKICNYEGPAKIEVDLVTHSDPPRAHAHSLVGKQCSELGVCAVSVGPKDMTAQFNNLGVLHVTKKNMMEIMIQKLQRQRLRSRPQGLTEAERRELEQEAKELKKVMDLSIVRLRFSAFLRASDGSFSLPLKPVISQPIHDSKSPGASNLKISRMDKTAGSVRGGDEVYLLCDKVQKDDIEVRFYEDDENGWQAFGDFSPTDVHKQYAIVFRTPPYHKMKIERPVTVFLQLKRKRGGDVSDSKQFTYYPLVEDKEEVQRKRRKALPTFSQPFGGGSHMGGGSGGSAGGYGGAGGGGGSLGFFPSSLAYSPYQSGAAPMGCYPGGGGGAQMAAETPSVDAGEEAAEPSAPPGTPQREQQTPELLHRAREYNARLFGLAQRSARALLDYGVTADARSLLAGQRHLLTAQDENGDTPLHLAIIHGQTTVIEQIAHVIYHAPHLGVVNITNHLHQTPLHLAVITGQTKVVSFLLQVGADPALLDRHGDSAVHLALRAGASAPDMLCALLRSGVPAMPQLLHVPDFEGLYPVHLAVRARSPECLDLLVESGAEVEAAERQGGRTALHLATEMEELGLVTHLVTKLRANVNARTFAGNTPLHLAAGLGSPTLTRLLLKAGADVHAENEEPLCPLPSPPTSGSDSDSESPERDTRGSFRGHTPLDLTRSSKVKTLLLNAAQDTMAPPLTPPSPAGPEIPLEDTVLQNLEHLLDGPGAQGSWVELAERLGLRSLVDTYRRTASPSGSLLRSYQLAGGDWTGLLNALSDMGLEEGVRLLKGPETQEKLPSTEVKEDSAYGSQSVEQETEKLGPPPEPPGGLCHGRPQPQVH